The region cccactcacCCGCAGGCGCACGTCACAGAGCGCGGCGTCGCTGCGCAGGCGCGCCAACGCGTCCAGCAGGCGCGAGGCGTGCTGCGCCCCCCCCTCCCCCACTCACCCGCAGGCGCACGTCACAGAGCGCGGCGTCGCTGCGCAGGCGCGCCAACGCGTCCAGCAGGCGCGAGGCGTGCTgcgtcccccccctccccccactcACCCGCAGGCGCACGTCACAGAGCGCGGCGTCGCTGCGCAGGCGCGCCAACGCGTCCAGCAGGCGCGAGGCGTGctgcgtccccccccctccccccactcACCCGCAGGCGCACGTCACAGAGCGCGGCGTCGCTGCGCAGGCGCGCCAACGCGTCCAGCAGGCGCGAGGCGTGCTgcgccccccccctcccccactCACCCGCAGGCGCACGTCACAGAGCGCGGCGTCGCTGCGCAGGCGCGCCAACGCGTCCAGCAGGCGCGAGGCGTGctgcgtccccccccctccccccactcACCCGCAGGCGCACGTCACAGAGCGCGGCGTCGCTGCGCAGGCGCGCCAACGCGTCCAGCAGGCGCGAGGCGTGCTgcgtcccccccctccccccactcACCCGCAGGCGCACGTCACAGAGCGCGGCGTCGCTGCGCAGGCGCGCCAACGCGTCCAGCAGGCGCGAGGCGTGCTgcgtcccccccctccccccactcACCCGCAGGCGCACGTCACAGAGCGCGGCGTCGCTGCGCAGGCGCGCCAACGCGTCCAGCAGGCGCGAGGCGTGCTGcgcgcgcccccccccccctccccccactcACCCGCAGGCGCACGTCACAGAGCGCGGCGTCGCTGCGCAGGCGCGCCAACGCGTCCAGCAGGCGCGAGGCGTGCtgcgcgccccccccccctccccccactcACCCGCAGGCGCACGTCACAGAGCGCGGCGTCGCTGCGCAGGCGCGCCAACGCGTCCAGCAGGCGCGAGGCGTGCTGCGcgcgcgcccccccccctccccccactcACCCGCAGGCGCACGTCACAGAGCGCGGCGTCGCTGCGCAGGCGCGCCAACGCGTCCAGCAGGCGCGAGGCGTGCTGCGcgcgcgcccccccccccctccccccactcACCCGCAGGCGCACGTCACAGAGCGCGGCGTCGCTGCGCAGGCGCGCCAACGCGTCCAGCAGGCGCGAGGCGTGCTGCGCGCGCGCCCCGGGCTCCGCGCGCTGCGAGCATTCGTCCAGCGACGACTGTGACGCACAGCGCACCATCAAGCTGTCATACGCAACATgacataacattattttttacctcaaaagcataaattccttgtagcgatttACCAAATCGTATTTCACCTCGAACTAACAAAAATTCAATAGAATTTCGTACTTGATGCAATTTTTTGCGTAGCTTTTTACATAAACGATTGTGGCTAAACTACACGACAATTAAATAGATGATAGAGGTGAAATGCGATTTGGTGAATCGCTACACAAAAtgtatgcttttgaggtaaagaactaacatGATTGTTACACTGATACTATAATCCACGTGAACTTTTGTGGCAGGCGGGCTATAAGATATAGGAACGACTACAGAAGTAGGATTACTCTATAGTACAGCAAATTGCATTCTGCGTGCTCCCTTGCATTAAAAAAGTAGTTGAGAGCTATTTACTCCATATCCATAACTAATTCAGCTATTCTAAATCTTTATCATGTATAGTCTTTACTGCTGAACGCTTGCAGCAAGCTAGCTGTGCTCTGTTTGCTGATGGCCATAGCAGTTTGCTAGGCAGGACTGCCAAACCCGACCGCTGCCAGCACTGGTACCTGTATCGTCCTCTGTCTCCATCTCCTTCTGCCGCACTGCTCTCCTCCCCCACTCTGTAATTATAGAAAAGGATAGacagaaaagtaaataaatgtttactttATTCAAGTCATTTTAATATGTTTACCAGGTTGAGTACTTCTAAAACAGCAACAACACctaaactataatatttttcacctatgatgagttctgtgacattttgagtttgacagttttagagatgtaacatttatcgagtgaactatcgatttttctaagagttatCAGTGCCTATTTATGGAGAAGTTGCactagatttaaaaaatatatatttttccacttttccgcccaccgggccaccgttttctcgttctGGCTCGAAATAATCCCTCAAACAAATTACAATCTCCCGACTCtgggagttcaaaacagtctttttagaccgtttgggcattttgcgaaaaataacaacaaacttgaCGAGAAACAGTGACAAAagtcaacaataataatagcagaatgaacaataacaaaatacaatgctaAGAAAATGCAATGGAAACTCAACTCGTATAAAAGGTCAGCCGCActcgtactgacagtgatactgacCAGCACTGGCCACAAAGATGGCTGCAGCCGCGTTCCaaatagccgcgtttacaaaatcttgcaaaatttgtttaaaatttaaaatatcttagtgttcattgttattgaattATGAACCGCGGAaattgccgataatgttgtgtcacgtcactactttgttccgtttcacacattgcgtcatttaaaagaatatatattttactatCATATTCAATGGATTTCATTTAAgggacactgatattgctatatattttaaaaaactatagttgtacattttttgattattttgtttcaaaatagaaacttttttttttaatattttgcgaAAGATTTATTCGTTTTGAAGGGACAACCAGTTACACGTAACAGATTTGCTTATGGTTGAATGTACCGATTGCAGAtgttactaaaacaaaaaaaaaaaaaaatattttgcgaacatagtatgcgtaattcagaaaattttcaagtgtcacagaactcatcataggtgaaaaatacaaaaagttaatCTTTAACTTGCACTGCAATCAAaatttttttggatattttgtTTCTGTACCCTTAGatgaaacaaataacaaacattaacaAATCATGGTACTTGGAAAATTCTGCAAGTCAATAGCTTTGATTATTGTTTGTAATTGTCAAAGATCCATTGAAGATCTTATTGCCAGCCATTAGTTTATGATTTCAATCAATACTTATAACAAATTAGGTGTCATTATCaactttttacaaaatttgGCCAATGTTGTTCAATATGCCAGGCACCCACAACAATACAACTATGGCAATTTACATGGCACTAAACAATACCTTAGCATATTAAGTTTGTACTTTTAATTGTTTGCATGTTATGAGACAGAATTTGAGGATCATGAAAAaaatttattaggtatgtatgtacttgATACACTTGCTAGAAATAGAAAGTAGTATTTCCTCAAAATGAGCAAGATCCAGATCCTAGCCAAGTTAAGTTGAGCAAATGCTAATCTTGAACCCAGGTTCAAGAGATTGTTGTGTTAGGCCTTCATGTCAGATTAGACCATCAACGTGCTAACACAGAGTGCTTTGTACTGATCCGCTGGAGCGCTATAACACTGCCTTGATGGCGTCTTAGAGGAAGCGCAACGAATGAAGGTAGCTCTCTCAGTTACAATCACGTCTGCTGCTACTTTGGGAGCTTTGGTACAGCCTGCAGGTGTGATCGATAGGTCGCGTTGTACTTACAAGGGGTTCTGTTCGTGCTGCATCGCGCCCCCGCCGCATCTGCCTCAAGCGCCACCACAATACACATCATACAACAACGAACTCCagtcttattttaataattgtagAATTAAAAGGTATCAGAGAGACACGAATGCGCACAACTGACGATTCCAATCAATTCACCGATTGATTCCGTTTATTTTGCCAACTTTGACAGCACTGACATCTGACATTTACTTACGTTCGACTTTTTTTAGTTACTTCTATATAGAAAGACAAAGGTATAACCGGTAACGCtgccatatttatttaatagtaataatttatttacacaacaaAATCGAAACACTGACAATTCTGTAGATGATTACCtgaaaatgaattattattatattataaaaagtaTGTCATGGCATTGTATGCTATGGGACATTGATTCCATCCCAGTCCTCtgagtaaaaataaatggatttaaatcaatcaatcatttattgtgcatacatgtaaataaaatgtaagttcAGGTATTACATAAAATTGCAGTTCCATTGGCATATAATTTTGCTTTACTAACTTTTCCTTGGAGGTATATACACACATTTGTCACTTAtacaattatgattggttatttggagtctttttgtattttatttcaactccaaatttgttacttttacgggtatcccgtgaaaccatatcgaaaatacaaactgagacatggatgcacagaaaaaccagaaaaagagaccagcgctgggaatcgaacccaggtcctcagcaatccgtgctgcgtgctataacccctacaccaccgctggacaggaatttagacacgaatttttcctaagcaacctgagatatgtatgcataggaaaaattcgtgtctaaattcctgtccagcggtggtgtaggggttatagcacgcagcacggattgctgaggacctgggttcgattcccagcgctggtctctttttctggtttttctgtgcatccatgtctcagtttgtattttcgatacttatacaattttaataacaattacaATATACACATTTGAAATTACTGATCAGATAACAATTTGATGATTTAGTGACAAAGTAATTCAAtaaggcaataaaaaaaatcgaataatGCTTGCATAGTTTATTTTCGTATTATTTACTGGTTATATATTGTCATTAAAACTGGAAATACGGCATCAATCCAAAATTGCTGAGCTCTGTCCAAGACAATTTCGATACTTTCGTCATAGGGCACAGGGAATATCTCAACTGCTTTTGTTGTCGCGAAATTCGGCAGCGCTACACAAAACAGAGCTTTcgtttttttactaaagtacATTTGTGCTTGGACTTGGCTCCAAATTTCCATTGATAGTTTATTATCTTTCACATAGGAGAGCAAAGTTTGATCATCCGATGGCAATTTGATCTCAATTGTGTGCTCGTTTGTCACCCCGTCAGGTGCTGCTCCGAGGACTGGGTATGCAGGATTAAGAAGTGCTCCTATTTCAGTTATTTCCATCTGCAACAAAAATGTTCATTTATTcaattacagtaaaaaaaaaccccgactttgtcacttcaaagttcaatatctcaaaaacggctgaaccaattttgatgaaacatttctAAGAAAATGCATGcagcatgcatgaaaagattgatgaatgtagaggaagcgagagttgtatgccagaatcgtagcaagttgaaggatgtagtctctgcctacctcgttgggaaagaggcgtgattttatgtatgtatgtatttctaagaaagaaacatcgctagaaaacctgatttcaaataaaaaaactgcattcaaatcggtccacctatttaagagctacggtgccgtgCCACTGACAgaaacacagacatacatagcggtcaaacttataacacccttcatTTTGCATAGGGTCAAAAATAATGGCTGAAAGAAGTCAGCCATTATTTTTGACCCTTGTTTGGTGTTATAAGACAGGTATTTCGTCCAAGATCAGTTTTGGTGGTGCTAGTATGAATGGCTGATGTATAAAATCATGGCACAAACACAAGCACATTGTTTCGACCAGGGCCGGATTTTGGGGAGGGCTCCCGGGGCTACAGCTCCATAATAGAgacttcagatattttttcaactTCCAATGAGTGCACTTTTCAACATCTTTTCCTTATATTTTTCGCAATTTTACTGTTCACATTTGGAAAATAGTTTATGGGGCTTCTACTTctttgttgccccaaggcctccagacctctaaatctgGCCCTGGTTTTGATGCACTGATTATGGATTATGGAGCCAGAATAGCTGTCTTAGATAAGTATTTACATGACCCACAGGCCACAGCACAGCAACACTGTTTGTCTAAGTTTTGTTTGGTTTCCCACAGCCAaatcaattttgataaaaatgtaaaaactaAGGATCTAAAGAATTTTTTGGGGAAATCGGATATAGATAGAATTAGATGGTTTTAGCAGTCAAGGTTAAACTTAAATTCTTTGCTAcaataataaatcataaatacCTTTGCCTTTTTGCTGACTTCTTTCAGAACCGCTTTTTTGATTCGTTTTCGTTTAGCCATTTCCTTATGGGTATACTTTGACTCCTCGCCCAAAATTCTCTCCACAAGATCATCTTTCTTTTCTGGACAATGAACAGCTTCATGGAGCATTGAGTCTTTGATTCTGCCATACCTGgtgacatttaaataaataaaaaaacggtcaagtgcgagtcggagtcgtaccatcagccaaaaacGTGGTCTacaaccctaaagttgataatcgtttgcatgtcataaaacaataatgacaaaagacatgtctgtcaacttgaaagttcgactcaTTTaacaggaacttgtttaaaaattgatagaccatttatttggctgtGTGGTACATGAAGGGGTTTGTACCtcaatacaatgttttaaaaacagttcagaaataagttttgttaaaatatttttttcctgactgtacttattgCCCCTGATTACCAAAGttctcgtcaagacgaatcaaacaaGCCCAAACAACAATATAGGGTTCGCTTTGCCCCCAGTAACTGCCGGCCGTCACATTGGCCGACTAGGAACACCTAACAACGCCTGGCAACCAAAAAACACTGCTCCAACATGTTTCTTGTCAATCATTATTCCCAGATCTCAAAACTTCTTGGtctctaaatacctaaattgcagaatgcctaattttgttttctataacaccggaatcttaatatggctgaatttcaaaataccttagtctcataatacctaaacttcaaaatcactttcatggcaaaacaaccaaaagtttaaatacctaaatttgtacATTAAACAGGAACTATACTAAAAGTCAATAATCAACATCATATTTCTCAAACACCacccgtgaaaaaaaattaggcattttACCTTTTGGGTGTTTTCGGTttgagttgttttaatattttgtcatttctgtcatttggtatttgaatgaattgtgcatttcaatctttaggtatttagagaatatgacattttaagtCAGTCAtaatgaattgtttttttttttttttttatttgactggatggcaaacaagcaagtgggtctcttgatggtaagagatcaccaccgcccataaaaatctgcaacaccaggggtattgcagatgcgttgccaacctagaggtctaagatgggatacctcaagtgccagtaatttcaccggctgtcttactctccacgccgaaacacaacagtgcaagcactgctgcttcacggtaggattagcgagtaagattaTTATTAGGATTATTAGGATTATTATTACGATTAGGTAGGGTGAGTgagttaattttaatacatgacattttaggtattataagaccatggtaatttgaaaattaggggtattagtgaataacatattatgaaatttagtggttttaagcccaaagcCTGGCACTTGGTATGACAaccccctttaattttttactttatttaatttttattatttgttgtaacAGCGGCCTAcagtaaatataatatacatggtgatttttaatcggtaaTCAGGAATTGACAATCGGTGATCCCATTGACATGCATTTATTTGCATGAGAGTATCCATGTATGTTACGTTTCCAAGTTTTGTATCCTTACCATACTTCACACCAAGGTGTGACGTCAGCCTCAGTGACGGAGGTCATCTCGGCCACCAGGGCCTGCAGCAGTGCCTGCGGACAGTGCAGCTGTCCCTCGACGGTCACACACAGCTGGTGCAGGCTGAGCTTTTGCTTGACCCCTTCGATGTGGCGCATGAGTAAACAATCAATATTCTTTTCTTTTGCCACTTTTATGAACTCGTCAAGAACACGTGTCTGAAAGTGTAGACCATGTatcatacatatattattatgtgtatatattttatgtacaaattaaacacatattacattaaaattcattaaaaattacaataaatgaaacacaattacaacaaaaaaaaacaaaattgtgaTAAAAATATGTTGATTGTTTAAGTACAGTCACGAGAGGTGATGACTGAGCACTTGAAATTATCTAATATTCTACTCTACACCCTAATAGCTATACAAATAGATAAAAGTTACACATATTTCAGTGCTTTGTCTTATTTCCAGTGACTGTACAGTATTTTACCTACATCAGGTTTCATTTTAACTTCCTTTATGCCCAACATCTCTTTCACTGTCATAACTGATGTAGTATCATCCTGGTTTGACAAAGTGGCAGAATCCCAATAGCATATAGCAGAGGTTGTAGGAGGTTCCTCTGATCTTCTGTGCAGCCACAGCAGGAATGCCACGGCATGTCTACATGCATCTGGAAAAATTAACTGTCACAAAAAGATCTGGGAATACCATGTGTATATTGTTGTAATTTTGCTTACTAGAGTTGGCTTAACATCACAGGGCATAGCATAGTGTAGTTTGATGTGGGAGGGCATGATCGAATATGGGGCTATTATGTCCAGCCAGTAAGTACATATATAATTGTTTACCTGGGCATAATGCACAGTCGTCGCATTGACAAGACCGCACCACATCCTCGTCTTCGTCAATAACGACTGTGGCACGGTAGCTCTCCAAGTTGATCGCATGTTCAGGCGTGACGCGACTCTTCACTGTGCACAAGCCTGCATCCCTTTTAATTTGCACGAATTTGATAGCGCTGTCCCCGAAAGACTCCCCAACCGAGCTGAAACAGGAGACAGATACCAGTTGCAAGAGACGCCGTATAAAAATGGGTATCTTATTTACCTTTTATTTAGTCGTTTACGTAAAGAAAGAATAGAAAAGACAATCATCACAAACCATTTACTTGCTTTTATTTCTGTGCTTGCAGCAAAAAATCGAACGACCATGTCCACGGAGACCTTTGGGAGGTTATACGAATAAGCTTCTACAAAACCTTCTTCCATTGCGATTTGTAAATTTTGTAATTCAATTTCAAGATTAGGAAAATTTATAAATCAcacgctgtctgtctgtcgggaGTTATAATATGTAGTGAGTGAAACACAAAGTGTACAATAACAATACGAATTCTACGAACGAATTGAAtgacatttgtttttgtttgactgAACCAaagtttcgttttactcaaagtGAGTTGCTGCGGTCTATACCTACTTGACCTAAATTTggcgttttatttaaatttgcagTCCAAATATGTCTGGAtggaaatattttaaagaataaaaataatatttttattatcgaaaaaaaattaagtaatacgtcaaataacaataacaaacgaAAATACGTGCACGTCAGGAATTATCGAAATGCAAAAGCGGATATTTTATCTGTATATATAACGAAACGAAACATAAGAGACTATACTTACTTGGTTTTGGAAAAGGTAGTTTGGATAGGTATATATCTattgtaaatgtaaacaaacttcagctcaTAGGTACCAGATTTTGtatattcaaggattttaaacattttatttatcaatcATTGTAATCCAAACTAGCCTctgtatttcaatatttaagacaccaattgacgttgttttgtttactttagtTAAATGCCTGCCTATTTCAAGCCAAGTATAGTTTATATGAAGAACGACAACATAGAACATTAAGTACGTgtaggtttttaaaaaaaagagtgtACTTACccctttttttttgaaattttggaaaaaatatggtttttcctactcagaatcaagactacaatcgattccgatagtgaCTGCAGCCAAATATGTAAttagtctaccaccctaaagttaaaaatcgtttgcatgtcattaaacaataatgCAAATAAAGCTACGAATAATAAATTCTTTAGggacatatttttataatttgaatagtGGCACTCGCAGCAAGTGGCGTCTCTCTCAACCAACCTGTGCTGTGACGTCACAGTAGGTTTTAAAATGTCGGCACGCTCGGTTTCAATACAAATCGTGATACTTGCGTCATCTAGGTGTATCTATAGGTCTCGCGTCCCGATCCATACCGTCGTATGTCCTAAAGTCAAGTGCCATACCAATTTTGTCCTAAACGCTCTGACATATCGTTCATTAGTCATAAAGAATTAAAGATTATAAGCCATAATGTTTCTTATGTCCTAAGagtcataagccataatattacattatcTAATGcccaaaatacctaattactttAGCCATATATATAACATACCTAATCccaaaatacctaatttgtCTGTACTAATTATAATAACACATAACATCTTATTCCTAATGTAATGTTCAAATCCTAatcatcatttgccataacgcttttttctctgaaaccgtaatttttttagggttgttttaaataaacctatcctaacctatacagttctacagaatgaccagttcaaaatttctgaaatatttacggttTCAGAAACAATAACCGTTATGGCATATGATGATTAGGACATACGATGTTATGGATCGCGAATGGCACccgaactgcgtccccaacggaaacgaactgctaccagaaaagtaggttaggttaggttataactgcGTCCCTTAACGGAagcaaactgctaccagaatagtaggttaggttagggttagAAACTGctccccacagaaacgaactgctaccagaaaaacagcaggttaggttatgttCCCGCCACGCGGGACGACTAACCATTCATCTCCTGAATCATtcgctcactcactcattcGAAGCGCGGCGCGAGCGCATCGCCCGCCGCCAGTCAAGTAATCGAAGCTGCCGCGAGAGGTCATATCATTCGCTCCGCTCCGCGCTCGCTTAGCTCGATATATGCTACCTACCGGCCGGTACTAGAACTTGTGAAAGTGTGACAGTGCAGTGTCAATCCAGCTCAGTCCTCAGAGAAAGGACTACCATCAGCTCATCTCCGTTTCGCGGCGTTACCGCTGCGAAAGCCAGTTCACCACACGTAAGTCCTTTCCCATTTCTCCCACTTTCTCACTCATCGTCGAATGTGAGCCCCAGCGCTTACATCTTCTGGTCCTTCGATCCTTAGAACCCCTGCCCCTGTGGATAACAGACCCCACAGCTATTAATCAGCCCCAATAAATTACCCACATTGCAAAAAAAACCGTTAATTTGTCCCATTTATTTTCCGAATACTTTGCCGATTTAACGCACTTACAGTGTAATCTCAGctcataattagtaaaaaacaaacaaagtactTAAAGTACAATCCCAATTAGGTATTTAGAAACGGCAAACCACATTAATTACTCAGCCCATTCCAGAATTTTCTAGTCGTAGGTATACGAACTAGAAAAGTAACCTCAAAGTAACGTTGGTACCTATTGTCCTTTTAATCAACAAATCTCCACATTAAACTCACATTATTCAATATAACAACCCATTTGCCAACTAATTACTTCTACCTAATATTGTCATATTATGGAATAAGGGTAGGTAGCAACTTCACTCAACGAACATTctcgaatattttttataagtaggaAGTTTCTTcaaaggtaatataatattgtttacAAACATCCATCGCGCGATAACAGGTGTGGTGTGATTGCATTGTTATTACATTATCCGTCGTTTGTCGGAACGTGGCTGGACTTGTCTAAGTGATAATTAaaacttatacctacttactaccataacTAGCGTAAATATTACGCACGTATTATTCTCAGCTCAAAGTTATTACTATAGTTATATTACGTACTTGTTGAGTACctagtttatttcatttcaacgTACGAGTTCGAATTTAGGGTTCAATACGGAACATCCCAAAAACCATTGGTGAAATTATTAACAGTTTCACCTTCCGAATcagcacattattttttgtcGTTTATTAGAACTATCCATTGCAGTGGATTATATAGTGTTTATACAGGTTGCCCCAAAAATTTAAGTACATAGGGTgataggtaaatattttttcttctcaTTATATACAAATTCTTCTTCTCAGTTTTGTCTTAGTAACAAACAGTGAACGTAAACTCCGCTCAACACATTACACGTTATACGATATACAGGGTGTCATAAAATACACTTGtagattttttaacttttcttcacttttttttctcaaaacatCAATAATACAATTACATTCGCTACGTACATATACAGCCTGCTCagataaaaataacacatatatacagtgataaaaaaaaaaaaagaacccatttatattttcacacaCACCTTTTCATTGTCTCATTACAATTTTAACACACTCATTGCCTATTACATAACACACCACGATAAGTACCTATTCTATAACACATTAAATTCATCCACGGAACCCAATAagaatttacatttaatttttttatttttttttcgtttggcTCAAACATGCCGACCAAATCTCAAGCCGCTATTTTCCGTGAGGCAACAAGAGCCATCACTCAGCTCAGGGAAATTTCAATGGCGGTGCTTAAGCAAGACACAAAATATACAATGGCTGACTTCACCGCGAGGTACGCCAAGGTGGAGGAGCATAAGTTTAAATTGGAGGAAGTGTACCACGCCATATTGGACGCAAAAGATCTGACCAGTGACGTAGAGGCGGCGTACACTAAGGCTTACGATACGTCGGTTGCGGACTACAACCAAATACTTGTGGCTAACGCCGAACTCCAGCTCAAGTCAGCCCATTTGGAGAATACACTCCCCTCCACCTCAACCACACCTACAGCCGTTCTGCCTAAAATTGCGCTCCCCAAATTCAGCTCAAAAATAGAGGATTGGCCCTCCTTCATAGCCATCTTCAGAAGTCT is a window of Choristoneura fumiferana chromosome 23, NRCan_CFum_1, whole genome shotgun sequence DNA encoding:
- the LOC141440918 gene encoding uncharacterized protein; amino-acid sequence: MEEGFVEAYSYNLPKVSVDMVVRFFAASTEIKASKCSVGESFGDSAIKFVQIKRDAGLCTVKSRVTPEHAINLESYRATVVIDEDEDVVRSCQCDDCALCPDACRHAVAFLLWLHRRSEEPPTTSAICYWDSATLSNQDDTTSVMTVKEMLGIKEVKMKPDTRVLDEFIKVAKEKNIDCLLMRHIEGVKQKLSLHQLCVTVEGQLHCPQALLQALVAEMTSVTEADVTPWCEVWYGRIKDSMLHEAVHCPEKKDDLVERILGEESKYTHKEMAKRKRIKKAVLKEVSKKAKMEITEIGALLNPAYPVLGAAPDGVTNEHTIEIKLPSDDQTLLSYVKDNKLSMEIWSQVQAQMYFSKKTKALFCVALPNFATTKAVEIFPVPYDESIEIVLDRAQQFWIDAVFPVLMTIYNQ